A single window of Candidatus Hydrogenedentota bacterium DNA harbors:
- a CDS encoding PmoA family protein, whose amino-acid sequence LGASLLTWTSRLALPPGKDTITLTGHHYHGLGMRFVESMDKGGVFRYSAAQPGEVVRGDERLTPGPWCAYTAQADGRTVTAAMFDDPRNPRPALWFTMQTPFAYLSATVNTWKEPLALTAGQGAELRYGVALWDGEPSAEQIEALCRRWLLLAAAE is encoded by the coding sequence CTTGGCGCGTCGCTGCTCACGTGGACGTCGCGGCTAGCCCTGCCGCCGGGCAAGGACACCATCACGCTGACCGGTCACCACTACCACGGGCTCGGCATGCGGTTCGTCGAGTCGATGGACAAGGGCGGCGTGTTCCGGTACAGCGCGGCGCAACCGGGGGAGGTGGTGCGCGGCGACGAGCGGCTGACGCCCGGGCCGTGGTGCGCCTATACGGCGCAGGCGGACGGCAGGACCGTCACCGCAGCCATGTTCGACGACCCGAGAAACCCACGGCCCGCGTTGTGGTTCACGATGCAGACGCCGTTCGCCTATTTGTCCGCGACGGTCAACACGTGGAAGGAACCGCTCGCATTGACCGCCGGACAGGGCGCGGAACTGCGTTATGGGGTGGCGCTCTGGGACGGCGAGCCAAGCGCGGAACAAATCGAAGCTTTGTGCCGCCGGTGGCTGTTGCTGGCCGCCGCGGAGTAG